The Halobellus sp. MBLA0158 genome has a window encoding:
- a CDS encoding M20 family metallopeptidase, whose amino-acid sequence MAGADSDADPDADSHQGFDPVSFLESAVPITSNENVDEMREFLVETVESRGIDVRVDDAGNIIATKAGADAGDDPETHLVFNTHIDTVSPHVAFEREQVDGELVRIHGRGACDAKGPLAAILSAFFAVEPRADARVTLAVTPDEEALSTGAAALDLDGDCYVVGEPTDLDVCTAAKGRFQGTLTLSGVAAHAAEPDSGANAIAGLEGALGAIRTFDEGRAAHPQLGRATLTPTTVVGGDATNQVPANCELVLDRRSVPPETAEGFRSELETAVREAVPDDVGVDFALTDRPTPFLEAFATDADHDLVRTLAAASERAGGSGAVRPFTAATEASYFSPAPVVVFGPGVLADDRGAVAHAEREYVDVADVRRAAEALTDAARRLVG is encoded by the coding sequence ATGGCGGGCGCGGATTCCGACGCTGACCCCGACGCGGATTCGCATCAGGGATTCGACCCCGTCTCCTTCCTCGAATCCGCGGTCCCGATCACCTCGAACGAGAACGTCGATGAGATGCGGGAGTTCCTCGTGGAGACGGTCGAGTCTCGGGGCATCGACGTCCGCGTCGACGACGCGGGCAACATCATCGCGACGAAAGCCGGCGCGGACGCCGGCGACGACCCCGAGACGCACCTCGTCTTCAACACCCACATCGACACCGTCTCGCCGCACGTCGCCTTCGAGCGCGAGCAGGTCGACGGGGAACTCGTCCGGATCCACGGCCGCGGCGCCTGCGACGCCAAGGGCCCGCTCGCGGCGATCCTCTCGGCGTTCTTCGCCGTCGAGCCCCGAGCGGACGCCCGCGTGACGCTCGCGGTGACGCCCGACGAGGAGGCGCTGTCGACCGGCGCGGCGGCGCTCGACCTCGACGGCGATTGCTACGTCGTGGGCGAGCCTACCGATCTGGACGTCTGCACCGCCGCGAAGGGCCGCTTCCAGGGCACGCTCACGCTCTCGGGCGTCGCGGCCCACGCCGCCGAGCCCGACTCCGGCGCGAACGCCATCGCGGGCCTGGAGGGCGCGCTCGGAGCGATCCGGACCTTCGACGAGGGGCGGGCGGCTCACCCGCAGCTCGGCCGCGCGACGCTGACGCCGACGACCGTGGTCGGCGGCGACGCGACCAATCAGGTGCCCGCCAACTGCGAGCTCGTCCTCGACCGGAGGAGCGTCCCGCCGGAGACGGCAGAAGGTTTCCGGTCCGAGCTCGAAACCGCGGTCCGCGAGGCCGTCCCCGACGACGTCGGCGTCGACTTCGCGCTCACGGACCGGCCGACGCCGTTCCTGGAGGCGTTCGCGACCGACGCGGACCACGACCTCGTGCGGACGCTCGCCGCCGCGAGCGAGCGCGCGGGCGGCTCCGGCGCGGTGCGGCCCTTCACCGCCGCGACGGAGGCGTCGTACTTCTCGCCCGCGCCGGTGGTCGTCTTCGGTCCGGGGGTCCTCGCCGACGACCGGGGTGCCGTGGCCCACGCCGAGCGCGAGTACGTCGACGTCGCGGACGTGCGCCGCGCCGCCGAGGCGCTGACCGACGCCGCGCGACGGCTGGTCGGCTGA
- a CDS encoding RNase P subunit p30 family protein — MYEAVHAHPDGESTASRLALTAERHGYAGVVVRADDADPDYETLREAANVDVADGVEIVAPDPQHASGAVGNARPKHEVVIVAGGTDGLNRFAVEQARVDVLARPFEGTRDDDGTDGIGGDGDVNHVLAKAARDNDVRIEVNLAPVLRDRGGGRVRHLDKLRRLKRLLDHYDAPYVVSANAESHLQVRAPRELAALGEEIGLGAEWTRDGLTEWERLVEHNRTRLSESFITPGVERGRYEEDD; from the coding sequence ATGTACGAGGCGGTCCACGCCCACCCCGACGGCGAGAGCACGGCCTCGCGCCTCGCGCTGACGGCCGAGCGCCACGGCTACGCGGGCGTGGTCGTCCGCGCCGACGACGCCGATCCCGACTACGAGACGCTCCGGGAGGCCGCGAACGTCGACGTCGCCGACGGCGTCGAGATCGTCGCCCCCGATCCCCAGCACGCCAGCGGCGCGGTCGGGAACGCCCGGCCGAAACACGAGGTGGTGATCGTCGCCGGCGGGACCGACGGGCTGAACCGCTTCGCGGTCGAGCAGGCCCGCGTCGACGTGCTCGCGCGGCCGTTCGAGGGCACCCGGGACGACGATGGAACCGACGGGATCGGCGGCGACGGCGACGTCAACCACGTGCTCGCGAAGGCCGCCCGCGACAACGACGTCCGGATCGAGGTGAACCTCGCGCCCGTCCTCCGGGACCGCGGCGGCGGCCGCGTCCGCCACCTCGACAAGCTCCGTCGCCTGAAGCGCCTCCTCGATCACTACGACGCGCCGTACGTCGTCAGCGCCAACGCCGAATCGCACCTCCAGGTCCGCGCGCCGCGCGAGCTGGCCGCCCTCGGGGAGGAGATCGGCCTCGGCGCCGAGTGGACTCGCGACGGACTCACGGAGTGGGAGCGGCTCGTCGAGCACAATCGGACGCGGCTGTCCGAGTCGTTCATCACCCCGGGCGTCGAACGTGGCCGGTATGAAGAAGACGATTGA
- a CDS encoding class I SAM-dependent methyltransferase, with the protein MKKTIEEHAERFSEAAASYDDDQDSAEYLACADLVVEHADPGPDDVVLDLGTGTGAIALALAPAAKRVVGRDISEGMLDQAHEKAAEMGIENVEFGEGRFRAPNYDGPVDVVTSNFAMHHLSDDEKREAIGVIADLDPKRFVLGDVMFFGTPDPDEPFYSPEVDDPATVGTLVDALTDEGFVLTAVERVHDQVGVLVAERFGESSERVAVDGDPNEAGAGEE; encoded by the coding sequence ATGAAGAAGACGATTGAGGAACACGCCGAGCGCTTCTCGGAGGCGGCGGCGTCCTACGACGACGACCAGGACAGCGCGGAGTACCTCGCCTGTGCGGATCTCGTCGTCGAACACGCCGACCCCGGTCCCGACGACGTCGTCCTCGATCTGGGGACCGGCACGGGCGCCATCGCGCTCGCGCTGGCACCGGCCGCAAAGCGCGTCGTCGGCCGCGACATCAGCGAGGGGATGCTCGATCAGGCGCACGAGAAAGCGGCCGAAATGGGCATCGAGAACGTCGAGTTCGGCGAGGGGCGCTTCCGCGCGCCGAACTATGACGGGCCCGTCGATGTCGTCACCTCGAACTTCGCGATGCATCACCTCTCCGACGACGAAAAGCGCGAGGCGATCGGAGTGATCGCGGACCTGGACCCGAAGCGGTTCGTCCTCGGCGACGTGATGTTCTTCGGCACGCCCGATCCCGACGAACCGTTCTACAGCCCGGAGGTCGACGACCCCGCGACGGTGGGCACGCTCGTCGACGCGCTGACCGACGAGGGGTTCGTCCTCACCGCGGTCGAGCGCGTCCACGACCAGGTCGGCGTCCTCGTCGCCGAGCGCTTCGGCGAGTCGAGCGAGCGCGTCGCGGTCGACGGCGACCCGAACGAAGCCGGCGCAGGCGAGGAGTAG
- a CDS encoding Rpp14/Pop5 family protein: MKHLPKHLQPRWRYLAVGIETWPDADFSRGAFQRDLWYAAQNLYGDVGSAETDLTVLGFALSDGDGETIVRAHRGTEDRARAALATLDRVDGHEVGLRVRGISGTVRACEERYLNGRTGRGKQRDVVFENEPHAAVVRDSRVDVERAEGFAGATRLDFE, encoded by the coding sequence ATGAAACACCTCCCGAAGCACCTCCAGCCGCGCTGGCGCTACCTCGCGGTCGGGATCGAGACCTGGCCCGACGCGGACTTCTCGCGGGGGGCCTTCCAGCGGGACCTCTGGTACGCCGCCCAGAACCTCTACGGCGACGTCGGCAGCGCCGAGACCGACCTGACGGTGCTCGGTTTCGCGCTCTCGGACGGGGACGGCGAGACGATCGTCCGCGCCCACCGAGGCACAGAGGACCGCGCGCGGGCCGCCCTGGCGACGCTCGACCGCGTCGACGGCCACGAGGTCGGCCTCCGCGTCCGGGGGATCTCGGGGACCGTTCGTGCCTGTGAGGAAAGGTATTTGAACGGCCGGACCGGACGTGGCAAACAGAGAGACGTCGTGTTCGAGAACGAGCCTCACGCCGCCGTCGTCCGCGACAGTCGCGTCGACGTCGAGCGGGCGGAGGGGTTCGCGGGCGCGACGCGGCTCGATTTCGAGTGA
- the psmA gene encoding archaeal proteasome endopeptidase complex subunit alpha: MQGQAQQQAYDRGITIFSPDGRLYQVEYAREAVKRGTASVGVRTAEGVVLAADKRSRSPLMEPTSVEKIHKADDHAGIASAGHVADARQLIDFARRQAQVNRLRYGEAVGIETLTKNVTDHIQQYTQVGGARPFGVALLIGGIENGEPRLYETDPSGTPYEWKAVSIGADRSDIQEHLEENYAEGLSLDEGVGLALRAIASANEDELEADGVDVATVSTDTEAFVELSNDEIAEYIADNDLEPADDEEDEE, translated from the coding sequence ATGCAGGGACAAGCCCAACAGCAGGCATACGACCGTGGGATCACGATCTTCTCGCCCGACGGTCGTCTCTATCAGGTAGAGTACGCGCGCGAGGCCGTAAAGCGAGGGACCGCGAGCGTCGGCGTCCGCACGGCGGAGGGCGTCGTGCTGGCGGCCGACAAGCGTTCGCGCTCCCCGCTGATGGAGCCGACGAGCGTCGAGAAGATCCACAAGGCCGACGACCACGCCGGCATCGCCTCGGCGGGGCACGTCGCCGACGCCCGCCAGCTGATCGACTTCGCGCGGCGTCAGGCCCAGGTCAACCGCCTCCGCTACGGCGAGGCCGTCGGGATCGAGACGCTCACGAAGAACGTCACAGACCACATCCAGCAGTACACCCAGGTCGGCGGCGCGCGCCCCTTCGGGGTGGCGCTGCTCATCGGCGGCATCGAGAACGGCGAGCCCCGACTCTACGAGACGGACCCCTCGGGGACGCCCTACGAGTGGAAGGCCGTCTCGATCGGCGCCGACCGCAGCGACATCCAGGAGCACCTCGAAGAGAACTACGCCGAAGGCCTCTCCCTCGACGAGGGCGTCGGCCTCGCGCTGCGGGCGATCGCCTCGGCCAACGAGGACGAACTCGAAGCCGACGGCGTCGACGTCGCGACGGTCTCGACCGACACCGAGGCGTTCGTCGAACTCTCGAACGACGAGATCGCCGAGTACATCGCCGACAACGACCTCGAACCGGCCGACGACGAGGAAGACGAAGAGTAG
- a CDS encoding helix-turn-helix transcriptional regulator, with amino-acid sequence MSAGDPEADLSEDERRGLELIRETGGIHQSDFWKELDISSRKGSRIAESLASQGLIEREDTVYDGHNTYHLEPAARDLDFSLLMAGDMLSPFIGEEEVNHNSDAFSQWLMNLAYEEY; translated from the coding sequence ATGAGCGCAGGCGACCCCGAAGCCGACCTCTCGGAGGACGAACGTCGCGGGCTGGAACTCATCCGAGAGACCGGTGGGATCCACCAGAGCGACTTCTGGAAGGAACTCGATATCTCCTCGCGGAAGGGTAGCCGGATCGCCGAGAGCCTCGCGTCCCAGGGGCTCATCGAGCGCGAGGACACCGTCTACGACGGCCACAACACCTACCACCTCGAACCCGCCGCGCGCGATCTCGACTTCTCGCTGCTTATGGCGGGCGACATGCTCTCGCCGTTCATCGGCGAGGAAGAGGTGAACCACAACAGCGACGCCTTCTCGCAGTGGCTGATGAACCTCGCCTACGAGGAGTACTGA